Part of the Spinacia oleracea cultivar Varoflay chromosome 5, BTI_SOV_V1, whole genome shotgun sequence genome, GCGTTTTCAAGAGTCACTATCCTAATTActtacttcgtatatttttaaCAATGAACATTGAAACCCATAATCAACTTTGTTCCCATCTCACTTAAGCGCATTCAAAAATGAAAATCATTCTTTTctcgaaataaataaattactcaTAGACTCGTAGTcaataaattgaaaaattacatttttttttggtggttaTCCATCCCAAGAAAGATTTTAATACAAACATAGTACCTAAAATGCCAAACCAAATTGATTAATGAAAATCTTTAACTAGTGAACGCAAAGTGATCTTGTATTGGGCCTtggggtaatttttttttgggctTTGACCCCATGTATTAAGGAAAAGGACTTTGATCCATTTTGTTCCTTTATTACGATGAAGAGAGTTTTTGTTCATATCTTTTTTTTATTACGGGGTAATTGTATTTTCATTGAGTATTAGGTACTATATCCATTTCAAAATCATTTTTACACTTTTActtttagtccgtttcataataTTATTTACATTGTGTGCTTTATTTTATTTCTGGACATGATAATTTACTATACTACTTTTCACTCACTTtcttttactttattcatttttttttatactcacccacttttttacacatataccttactttatccatattttattgtaTCCACCTATTTTTAACACACTTTTCCTagtttatcttaatatttgtgcaaacgGTAACGTAAAGATTATTTTGAAACAGAGCTAGTATATGATAGTATAATAAAAAGTAGAGCTGGCAAAACCTGATACTGTACGGAAACACGACACGAGCTGacgaacacaaaaaaaaaaaaatggtttgTGTTAAGCGTTTACAAagcgtttaattaaatgggtcggtACGATATGATACATTTGATAAAATGGGGGCAGTGTGTTGAGATTCCCAACCGGAAACTGATACGACTTGACCACCTTAAGAAAACAACCAATAATTTAATGGATTTGGTGTTAAACTTTATAACGGAACCAATTTTGCTGAACAAACACGATATGAACCGGATACGAAAGAAAAAAGGGTTAAGTATCAAGTATTTTCGACACGATTATGTAACACGTCAACACGAACAATACACTTAGTTAAACGTGTCGTCGAGCCGGTTAGTGTTGAAATGTTTCAACTCGCTTACATTCGACATGAACAGACACATTTGCAAGGTAGCTGTGAATCTGTGATAAACAAAGTCCTTAAAGAGTGTTGTGAGTTGTGACGTATAGTTAGAAAAGACTAAAGGGCTAGTAGGTGGTCGCTTAATTCCTTAACATTTCTTTTTCGTTCATTTGCTTGCGGATTCAATCTTCACACTTGACACATAAATTGAACTTCTAGAAAGGTCAAAGCCTAATTTAAAGCCGTCAAATAAAACAATGTATTTTTTAGGTAAACTATAAgttttttaattaagttatgATTTTCAATTATTCTATATTGTTTGGCCAAATTCATGCTACAAAACTATGATGACTATGTGAGAATGACATGAAATGTTGTAGTACATCAAACTTTTTGGGCAAGTAATAGATGAATTTCTTGGGGACAAAGATTTCAGCGTAATAATCCATTGACTTTGACATTTTCATAATCTCTTCCTTCTTGTGTTTAATTAGGAAGTTTAGATCTAGGTAGTGTTGTCTTCACCTGAAtttcacttatcttatcttattttaaaCAAATTATTTATATTCATTACTTAATATATTAAGCTAGTCTTGGATCCTTTCAGTCTCTCAGACTTTATCATATTTACTTAACCGTCAAATCATACTCCAcatgttattatatttattatatttgaaATGACGTACGTATTAAAcaatttaatttatatttaatCTCAAGTCTCGAACTTGATACTTTTTATTGCTCTATCATTCCGAACAACTTCTTAATTTATCATCTGATCAATCAAGACGTGTACATTGTGGTTTAATTATTTTGTATCCATCATTGAGCATTATAATTACTCCCTATTTATTCGATTTCTTGCAGGATAAGATAAAGAGATGCAAATTAAAACAAGTAGTACGTGTTTGGCCAATTGGCTTCACACGTGCACAACAATTGCAGGTAAGATTAATAGTAGTAGCCATCATAAATTTAGTTGAGTAAACAGATAGCAACACTGGCCCGGCCCTATAATGCCACTTTACCGGTCCATCCGATGCATAAATTATCAGCATTCATGAATATAATACGGAGTCATGTAGCATACGCATATACTTCAGTATTCAGTAACCTAAAATATTTACAATGGAAAATTCATGTAATATATAGTGTTTCGGGTTGAATGATTTTAGCCTCTTATTATTAGTTTAGGTAGTATACTAGTATGAATGTATGATCTGAAAATAATTGAAGAGAAatataaaaaacagaaaaattaATTGTCATGCACTATTGAAGAAATACTCAACCCACGTGTATTTCTCCATTATATACTTCTCACATGAGTTCTTTCAACTACTTGCTTTAAAATAGTCATGGCAAATTGGCAATTATATACCCGGcaaccaacataagttggtggatAACTCACCTTGTAACTTGGAAGTCACATGGGTCGAGCCCCGTCAACTACTAAATGCTTGGTAATGGCTCAAGCGAAGACCTGCAGAGCTAGACTGGTTAATATGTGATAcgtgatagttcagtaggatcATTCATCTTACCTAGtaaaaaaagttttaaaaaaattatatactcGCTGAATTAACCAAGCTTGCTTGGTGGAGATAGCGAAAAGCTCATCTTATGACTTGAAAATCGCAAATTCGGGTATGTAATTAATCTGCGTAATTATGTTGGTTGACATGATATATAGGTTAGTTGATTGGTTCAATTAATACGGTCCTTGTTtttatcaataaaaataaaaaatagatgaTGATACTCGATGGATTTTGATTTAGAGGTAGCTATACGGGTGAAATTGTTTAATTTCTGGAACATGGCTCGCTAGCTCTCATTACACCGGCCTAACCACCCACATAATTGCACACCTAAGTTGCATCATTGGCTTTATGGCTTTTGTTGGGCTCTATTGGAATTGCCTTGGCTATCCTACTATTTCAACTATAATGAGGCTAATCCAATCTATTCCAAAAATTGTAAAACGTTAGCTTAATAGATAGGGATTGATTAATTGTTACGAGTAGTTGTTACACCACATGTCACTCACTCACTCCCAAGAACCTCGTCCGTCTCATGGCtacctaaagatggttgtgggacGGGATGGGCTTTGTGCCGAGTTTATGTGCATTCGGCCTAACAGATCCTGCCCTTGTGAAAGCCACTTGTTTTGTATCGGGCTGGATTGAAAGTTTTAAAATGCGGCCCGTGCAAGATCAAAGCCTACATGTCCTCGTGTCGGGCTGGACAATGCTAAGCATAATTTTACTCAAGTTAACATGATTTTTCATGGCGTGTTTTGTCGTGCGATTTCCAAAAAATAAGGTTGTCTTCGTGCTCTTGTCGGATCGTGAGTGCCTTAGACCGGGCCAGCCCAGTGCAACTTTATGGTTACCTTATATCCAATTGTTCCACTACTAGACAGAGTTTTACAATTAAACAAAAATAAGACGGCTTGATATGAGATTAGCTTGACTAATAAGAAATATTTATATATAACCAAAGCTTCATGGTTGATGCATGAATTAGTAATAAATAAAAGTTGTAGGAAAGATAAAAAGAACGTGAAAGAACAAGTGGCACAAAAATAGAAATAGACAGATGATATAAACACAACACAAAACACCCACTAATCTAAAACTTCTAGATGGATCACCAAAACAATGAAAAAACTCTGTTCACACATACAAGTAATGTGAAATTGTGAATAGGTTGGCCTCTTAAACCTTATTACCTTACACTTAACTACACCTTGCACTTTCTACTTCTAACCTAATCATCTACCCTTCCCCTCCTCCCACCCAAATTGATTCTCGTATCTATATCCCACGTGTCATCGTGTAAATGAAGCAATATttttaaagtttttattgttgatTATGACGTGTACCACTCTAAAGTAACCCTACAACTTGCCTTACTACTCAAATTTCAAGTATGGAATCACAAAGATTTTGGACCATTTGTGAAAATTGTTATGTTGTTGTTCTTTAAACTTTAGCTTTGGATCCAAAATAAGAAAACTATCCTTAATAAACCGTCATACGTCATTtattaattacttttatttCAGTTAGTTTTAAGCAAATGACAACGCACTACAAAATAGTGACAAATATATCAATACACACATTTTTCATTCCGAGAACTTAGTAACAATAATGCATTATAAATACCTTTGTAAAGCTTTGGAGTAAAattttagaaattaaactatTTGTGATCTTGTAAGCTTGTTATGTTACACAAAATGTTAATTATGATAAAAAGAAACGAGTATTTAGAATATGAAAATTGAGATTCTAATTAATATAATATGTGAGTTAAACCACCAaacataattagttaattacaCACAACTACATAGTACACAAATATTATCCGccaaattttattaaaaatatcatCTAATTCTATTGAATGAATACAAATCTTTACATGTGATATGTTATCTAATAATCTTAAACAGACTCGAAACgagttcaatttcaatttatATCATGTTCGAGTAATGAATCGTACAATTCGATTTCAAATTGGCCATTTCACAACCTCGTTTCAAGCTAGTCGGAGTAATTGATACACTACTAAAAATAGCTTATTAATTTCTCTAAATTAAGTAACATTCCACCTCCAAGAACCGCGTACATATTATTTTctcgttttatttttattttttgttttcttttaaaTTTCCACCCTTCTTTAAAGTGGGAGTCTCGCGTCATTGATGCCGTCCTCCttttttttcctctcaacaaacAACCCTCTATAAAACCCCACATTTCAACCACCCCAACCTTTCAAAATCCTTCTCcctcttttttctctctcctaaaaactCTCTcccaaaaaatatcaaaaaatgaCTCAAACTGGCGGCGCGTCATTCTCACTCGCCTCTGAATCACCTAGTTTCACTTCCTACTCCTCCGAAAACATCGCTGATATTGCCGCTCGAGTCCTCAAGGAGCTCAACTTATCCCACGACGATCCTTTTGATGACGATTTCTACTCTTCCGACGCCTTTAACGCCGCCGTTGATGACACTCCTCAGCCGCCTCTCGTAAACGACACCGCCAGACCTCAAAACGACAATCAAACCAACGACAGCGACGATGACGATAAAGATATTGAAGAACATTCTGATGACGAGAGTGAATTTGAGTTCGCGATTTTAACCGGAGAGGATAATTCATCCCCGATTTCAGCAGATGAGATGTTCGACAACGGTCAAATTAAGCCGATGTTTCCCGTATTCAACACAGACTTAATCTACGGATACACCAGTGATCTTCCTCAAACAACCGTTCGATTACCTCTGCGAAAGttgttggaggagagagaaagtggaagCGGAAATGGTGCCGCTTCGTGTTCTTCATCCGAAGCGGATGATCTGGAAGGGGTCCCACCGGGAACGTACTGCGTGTGGACGCCAAAGAAGAAGGAGGAGGAGttgatgatgaagaagaaaagTAAATCCACGGGGTCTTCTAGACGGTGGAGATTTAGGGATTTGTTACACAGGAGTAACAGTGATGGTAAGGATACTTTCGTCTTTTTGGCACCCTCTATTCACCACAAAACCATGGGAATTGGTGGTAGTGGCGGTGTCGGTGGTAGTAGTGGTGGCGGGGAtgggaagaggagagagaaagtggtgaCGGTGGGAGGGAAGAAAAAAGGTGGTGCGGTTGCTAGTAAAAATAAAACGTATTTACCGTATCGTCAAGATCTTGTTGGGTTTTTCGCTAATGTGAATGGGATTAGTCGGACGGTTCGACCTTTCTAAATGTACgagtaatttttattaattataactTCCGTCCGAGATTAATAGTCATGTTAAATACGGGACGAGTAATTATGGAGCAATTTAGTTGTTAATCTCGAGAAGGTGACACCTGATATCGAATCTCGTCTACAATCTTTGTCGCATTGCCTCCTCTGTAACTCTCTACACACAAAAATGTTAAACACGGGACGATCGGTGATGTAAATATTCAGgggctttgttttttttttcttttgggggTTGGTTTAACTCTTGAGGTAGGCAAATTTTTGGGACGTTTAAGTATTATTTGAATGTAAATATTCAAGATCTTGTTTTCTACGGagtaaaatggaaaaaaaaagaaaaagaagttaATAGTTGCATGGAAATGCAAAATTGTTATGTACTCCTAGTAGGCTACTATACACATGGGTTTGATTTGTTTATTAATTTccaattaattgcaaattacaAGAAGTAAGTACATCTTTTCTTGTTTATTAAGTTTGAGTTCAACAGCTAGATATTGAACTTTGAACTATTGAAGTTGAGTAAACAATACAATTCCAAGGATTTACCACTTGCAATTAATTTTCACCGTTTCTACAAATATGTAGGGACTAGGGagtaatacggagtatgtagTTCCTTTTACAGTTTTACTGCGGTTACAAGTAGGTGGAGTACTAAGTACTAACGAGGGAACTTGTAATTTTGGTCAACTCGAATTTGTTTCGGATTTGTCAATCTAATTTTGAGTCAATTTGGGCATATGTAGTATGGAGCCAAACTATCCCAGTTAATTGGTCAATGTTTCTACATTCaagttttaataattaattgattatcacggccttcttcttcttctattTGAAATTTGGGATAATATATTGTACTATTTCCGTTTCATAAATatatttacagttactatttgcacaattaaaacaaaaatgaaaaattcgtttgaatataataaaatatggataaagtggTTATAAGAAAAAATGTTAAAGTAAGAAAAAgtaaaaaactataaatattataatataagAAGGGTAAACTAGTAAATtatcatgtccaaaaataaaataaagtaaaatgtaaataacattatgaaacgaaataaaacagaaagtgtaaatatcattttgaaaGGGAGGTAGTACGTGTTTGGCTTTCACATACACCAATACACTGTATAAATTAAAATGAGATCTATACTTTGTATACCTTCCTTCATTGTCGAGttatttactccgtattatacaAGATCCGTATTCCATATCTACGGAATACGGCGTACTTCGTAATAGTAGTAttgttatacggagtaataatattTATAACTTCGGGAGTTTGACCTATTCCCATTGAAAGCCTACATCTAAAAAATTGGAAGAATAATATATCCAACTTCTtcgaaattaaatggtaagagaACGCACCCTTAAAGTGTTAGACTATTAGCTATAACGTgtaatccgtggactatggaccgtggtgTACATAGAGCATgatgcaccaaaagaacatatgtgcataagcaaTAGAACATGACACCAcagcaaaagaacatgcgatataatatttatatttcacttttttgttataaaaataatatattatttttctatttattaaaaacctaattaaaaaaaaatactcatgttcttttctcgtaaccaAATGTTAcgttctttcaattatataatAGTGTttttaaggtgcaccatgctctatgtgcaccatggtccaccttttAAATTGCGTATAACGTGCTTAGTAAACAAAAATCAGGTATTTGAACCAAGCTAATCGCTATAGTGGAGAATTCAAAATCATGTTTTATTAAAGTTTGAAACGAAAGTAAAAGAATAATAAACTTTAAGAATGTTCTCATCCACAAAGGTgggtgaaataaaaaattaaaattaaaaaaggcAGCAAAAATCACTCACAGCATCACATCTAAGAAATATTTAGCTGTCTTGATTTGGACCTCCCCTTTTATTCATAACCTACTGTAATAGGAAGTATTTTATTC contains:
- the LOC110789454 gene encoding uncharacterized protein, with product MTQTGGASFSLASESPSFTSYSSENIADIAARVLKELNLSHDDPFDDDFYSSDAFNAAVDDTPQPPLVNDTARPQNDNQTNDSDDDDKDIEEHSDDESEFEFAILTGEDNSSPISADEMFDNGQIKPMFPVFNTDLIYGYTSDLPQTTVRLPLRKLLEERESGSGNGAASCSSSEADDLEGVPPGTYCVWTPKKKEEELMMKKKSKSTGSSRRWRFRDLLHRSNSDGKDTFVFLAPSIHHKTMGIGGSGGVGGSSGGGDGKRREKVVTVGGKKKGGAVASKNKTYLPYRQDLVGFFANVNGISRTVRPF